Proteins encoded together in one Erinaceus europaeus chromosome 11, mEriEur2.1, whole genome shotgun sequence window:
- the KCNA2 gene encoding potassium voltage-gated channel subfamily A member 2 has protein sequence MTVATGDPADEAAALPGHPQDTYDPEADHECCERVVINISGLRFETQLKTLAQFPETLLGDPKKRMRYFDPLRNEYFFDRNRPSFDAILYYYQSGGRLRRPVNVPLDIFSEEIRFYELGEEAMEMFREDEGYIKEEERPLPENEFQRQVWLLFEYPESSGPARIIAIVSVMVILISIVSFCLETLPIFRDENEDMHGGGVTFHTYSNSTIGYQQTTSFTDPFFIVETLCIIWFSFEFLVRFFACPSKAGFFTNIMNIIDIVAIIPYFITLGTELAEKPEDAQQGQQAMSLAILRVIRLVRVFRIFKLSRHSKGLQILGQTLKASMRELGLLIFFLFIGVILFSSAVYFAEADERESQFPSIPDAFWWAVVSMTTVGYGDMVPTTIGGKIVGSLCAIAGVLTIALPVPVIVSNFNYFYHRETEGEEQAQYLQVTSCPKIPSSPDLKKSRSASTISKSDYMEIQEGVNNSNEDFREENLKTANCTLANTNYVNITKMLTDV, from the coding sequence ATGACAGTGGCCACCGGAGACCCAGCGGATGAGGCAGCTGCCCTCCCTGGACACCCGCAGGACACCTATGATCCTGAGGCTGACCATGAGTGCTGTGAGAGGGTGGTGATCAACATCTCAGGCTTGCGGTTTGAAACCCAGCTTAAGACCTTAGCGCAGTTTCCAGAGACCCTCTTAGGAGACCCAAAGAAGCGGATGAGATACTTTGATCCCCTCCGGAATGAGTACTTTTTTGATCGGAATCGCCCCAGCTTCGATGCCATTCTGTACTACTACCAATCCGGGGGCCGGTTGAGGCGTCCTGTGAATGTACCCTTAGATATATTCTCAGAAGAGATTCGGTTCTATGAGCTGGGGGAAGAAGCAATGGAGATGTTTCGGGAAGATGAAGGCTACATCAAAGAGGAAGAACGTCCTCTGCCTGAAAATGAGTTTCAGAGACAAGTGTGGCTACTCTTTGAATATCCAGAGAGCTCAGGGCCTGCTAGGATTATAGCTATTGTATCTGTCATGGTGATCCTGATCTCCATAGTCAGCTTCTGTTTGGAAACACTGCCCATATTCCGGGATGAGAACGAAGACATGCATGGTGGGGGAGTGACCTTCCACACCTATTCCAACAGTACCATCGGGTATCAGCAGACCACTTCCTTCACTGACCCATTCTTCATCGTTGAGACCCTCTGCATCATCTGGTTCTCCTTTGAATTCTTGGTGAGGTTCTTTGCATGTCCCAGCAAAGCCGGTTTCTTCACCAACATCATGAACATCATTGACATTGTGGCCATCAtcccctacttcatcactctggggactgaactggctGAGAAGCCAGAGGATGCCCAACAGGGCCAGCAGGCCATGTCACTGGCCATTCTCCGAGTCATCCGGTTGGTAAGAGTCTTTAGGATTTTCAAGTTGTCCAGACACTCCAAAGGTCTCCAGATTCTAGGTCAGACCCTCAAAGCCAGCATGAGAGAATTGGGCCTCTTGATATTCTTCCTCTTCATTGGGGTCATCCTGTTCTCTAGTGCAGTCTATTTTGCAGAGGCCGATGAGCGAGAGTCCCAGTTCCCCAGCATTCCGGATGCCTTCTGGTGGGCAGTCGTCTCCATGACAACTGTTGGCTATGGAGACATGGTTCCAACTACCATTGGGGGGAAGATCGTGGGTTCCCTGTGTGCGATTGCAGGTGTGTTAACCATTGCCTTACCAGTCCCTGTCATTGTTTCCAATTTCAACTACTTCTACCAccgggagacagagggagaggagcagGCCCAGTACTTGCAAGTGACAAGTTGTCCAAAGATCCCATCCTCCCCTGACCTCAAGAAAAGTAGAAGTGCCTCTACCATTAGTAAGTCTGATTACATGGAGATCCAGGAGGGGGTAAACAACAGTAATGAGGACTTTAGAGAGGAAAACTTGAAAACAGCCAACTGTACTTTGGCTAATACAAACTATGTGAATATTACCAAAATGTTAACTGATGTCTGA